From Prosthecobacter vanneervenii, one genomic window encodes:
- a CDS encoding MBL fold metallo-hydrolase has product MRFRNLTRRREIGANSYLLEAGEHRVVLDSGMHPKMAGYKAAPDFGPLPNKAANAVIITHAHHDHIGSLPLLQRRQQDTPVLMTEITGELSSAMLHNSVNVMTKQRTEESIPEYPLFTHRELDEIRAMWIYRDIERPFEIPDTNLEATMFDAGHILGSTGVLIREGGNTLFYTGDVNFEAQTICRAADFPTSGIDVMIAETTRGDYARPEDFSRKAEKERLASVIRETHEVGGAVMIPVFALGKTQEVMLMLHELHQEGLIPEMPLYIGGLSTKITVLYDHYASRSRRSYPGFRLLDDMKMLVPRKNRKRVELESNSRTLYALSSGMMTENTVSNIFAQTFLDNPRNTVCFVGYTDPESPGYKVRNAAPGTKIKLSKDKPAVELRARVESFDLSAHASREQIAEYIEKVKPKKLLLVHGEEPAQMWFTNRFNETIPGTEIIRPEPHQPIDLW; this is encoded by the coding sequence ATGCGCTTTCGCAATCTGACCCGCCGACGTGAGATCGGTGCCAACTCCTACCTGCTTGAAGCCGGGGAACATCGTGTCGTGCTGGACTCCGGCATGCATCCTAAAATGGCAGGCTACAAAGCCGCCCCAGACTTTGGCCCCCTGCCCAACAAGGCTGCCAATGCGGTGATCATCACTCATGCGCACCATGACCATATCGGCTCGCTGCCCCTGCTGCAGCGCCGACAGCAAGACACTCCGGTGCTGATGACCGAGATCACGGGGGAGCTTTCCTCTGCCATGCTGCACAACTCCGTCAACGTGATGACGAAGCAGCGCACTGAAGAGAGCATCCCGGAGTACCCGCTCTTCACCCACCGTGAGCTGGATGAGATCCGCGCCATGTGGATCTACCGGGATATTGAGCGCCCGTTTGAAATTCCGGACACCAATCTGGAGGCCACGATGTTTGATGCCGGCCATATCCTGGGATCCACCGGGGTGCTGATCCGCGAAGGTGGCAACACGCTCTTTTACACAGGAGATGTGAACTTTGAGGCGCAGACGATCTGCCGTGCGGCCGACTTCCCTACCAGCGGGATCGACGTGATGATCGCCGAAACGACCCGTGGCGACTATGCACGGCCGGAGGACTTTTCCCGCAAGGCCGAGAAGGAGCGCCTTGCCTCAGTTATCCGTGAAACGCACGAAGTGGGCGGCGCGGTGATGATCCCCGTCTTTGCCCTGGGGAAGACGCAGGAGGTGATGCTGATGCTGCACGAGCTGCACCAAGAGGGACTAATCCCCGAGATGCCTCTGTACATCGGCGGGCTGAGCACGAAGATCACCGTGCTGTATGATCACTATGCCTCCCGCAGCCGTCGGAGCTATCCGGGCTTCCGCCTGCTGGATGACATGAAGATGCTGGTGCCGCGCAAGAACCGGAAGCGGGTGGAACTGGAGTCCAACTCGCGCACCCTGTATGCGCTCTCCAGCGGGATGATGACGGAGAACACGGTCTCCAACATTTTCGCGCAGACCTTCCTGGATAACCCACGCAACACGGTCTGCTTCGTGGGCTACACAGATCCGGAATCCCCTGGCTACAAGGTGCGGAATGCCGCCCCTGGCACCAAGATCAAGCTCAGCAAAGACAAGCCCGCCGTGGAACTGCGGGCGCGCGTGGAGAGCTTTGACCTCAGCGCCCACGCCAGCCGCGAACAGATTGCCGAGTACATTGAGAAGGTGAAGCCCAAGAAACTCCTGCTCGTGCACGGCGAGGAGCCCGCGCAGATGTGGTTCACCAACCGTTTTAACGAGACGATTCCCGGCACTGAGATCATCCGCCCGGAACCTCATCAGCCGATCGATCTCTGGTAA
- a CDS encoding CHASE2 domain-containing protein, translating into MIRALLLVVLLASLGWWLDREQHAGRFQRVDEVFLDFLVANARDRFAVDANAAASAPVVLVKMRAADKAEYAGWPPRPLDWQMVLKGLQTYDPAVVVIPETLFWGRPAPEFVNEAAQALIPLPSTVLGVEAQLASSRDAPAFLGGLDATLPKFEKVLGDMTPVPPLGALISAPDDLLRRQAELGISLPQNASTPGKVAYALQEGDHLLPTVLAQAVARFTKTPYATQRLLLGPGAGAFLANGSFVPLSPGAEFTVNMQLPVPEVDALNLMTSELAEALSAKDKASLSGGKMIVIGTDDDSPGGLARLHAQALAQVLSMPRLQLLPEWAQWIAWGAASLVGVWLVFFVPRSKAVLRGLLCVFAALVVCFLAFQSRLIWAPPTIPAALIVASTLFARLAGRRVEVKG; encoded by the coding sequence ATGATTCGCGCCCTGCTCCTCGTCGTCCTGCTGGCCAGCCTCGGCTGGTGGCTGGACCGCGAGCAGCACGCAGGGCGCTTTCAGCGGGTGGATGAGGTGTTTCTAGACTTCCTCGTGGCCAATGCACGGGATCGTTTTGCCGTGGATGCCAATGCGGCGGCATCTGCACCCGTTGTGCTGGTGAAGATGCGGGCCGCTGACAAGGCTGAATACGCCGGGTGGCCACCGCGCCCGCTGGACTGGCAGATGGTTCTCAAAGGCCTGCAAACCTATGACCCCGCCGTGGTCGTGATCCCAGAAACACTTTTCTGGGGCCGGCCCGCGCCTGAATTTGTCAATGAGGCTGCTCAAGCCCTGATACCCCTGCCAAGCACCGTGCTGGGAGTGGAGGCGCAACTGGCATCCAGCCGTGATGCACCGGCTTTCCTAGGCGGACTGGATGCCACTTTGCCAAAGTTTGAAAAAGTCCTGGGGGACATGACTCCCGTGCCACCTCTAGGAGCGCTGATCTCTGCGCCAGATGATTTGCTGCGACGGCAGGCCGAACTGGGAATCTCGCTGCCACAAAACGCCAGCACGCCGGGCAAGGTGGCCTACGCCCTGCAGGAAGGAGACCATCTGCTGCCGACGGTGCTGGCCCAGGCCGTGGCACGCTTTACCAAGACCCCCTACGCCACTCAGCGACTTCTCCTGGGACCGGGAGCAGGAGCCTTTCTGGCCAACGGCAGCTTTGTGCCGCTTTCCCCAGGTGCTGAGTTTACCGTCAACATGCAGCTGCCAGTCCCCGAAGTAGATGCCCTGAACCTGATGACCTCGGAGCTGGCTGAGGCGCTCTCAGCCAAAGACAAGGCCAGTCTGTCGGGGGGCAAAATGATCGTGATCGGCACGGATGACGATTCTCCAGGCGGACTGGCCCGCCTGCATGCGCAGGCGCTGGCGCAGGTACTGTCCATGCCCCGTCTGCAACTGCTGCCTGAGTGGGCGCAGTGGATCGCCTGGGGTGCTGCCAGTCTGGTGGGAGTGTGGTTGGTGTTTTTCGTTCCACGCTCCAAGGCGGTGCTGCGCGGTCTGCTGTGCGTCTTTGCGGCGCTGGTCGTCTGCTTTCTGGCCTTCCAATCTCGTCTGATCTGGGCTCCGCCCACCATTCCAGCCGCCTTGATCGTGGCTTCCACGCTGTTTGCGCGGCTCGCCGGCCGCCGGGTGGAGGTCAAGGGGTGA